The Lysinibacillus pakistanensis genome includes a window with the following:
- the fliG gene encoding flagellar motor switch protein FliG: MSKKDKELTGKQKAALLLISLGPEVSASVYKHLTEEEIERLTLEISSVKKVEANVKEEIIEEFHNIALAQDYITQGGIGYAKTVLEKALGVEQAQTIINRLTSSLQVRPFDFARRADPAQIFNFIQNEHPQTIALILSYLEAGQAGVILSSLPQEVQADIAKRIAVMESTSPEVISEIESVLERKLSSTVTQDYTETGGIDAVVEVLNGVDRQTEKTILDALEIQDPELAEEIKKRMFVFEDIVTLDNRSIQRVIRDCENEDLLLSMKVSSEEVKDIIFRNMSQRMAETFKEEMEIMGPVRLRDVEEAQSRIVAVIRRLEDAGEIIIARGGGDDVIV; encoded by the coding sequence GTGTCCAAGAAAGATAAGGAATTAACCGGAAAACAAAAGGCCGCTCTCTTGTTAATTTCGTTGGGGCCTGAGGTTTCAGCTTCTGTCTATAAACATTTAACAGAGGAAGAAATTGAACGCTTAACATTAGAAATTTCAAGTGTTAAAAAGGTAGAAGCAAACGTTAAAGAGGAGATTATAGAGGAATTTCATAATATTGCTCTTGCACAAGACTATATTACACAAGGCGGTATTGGCTATGCAAAAACAGTATTGGAGAAAGCACTTGGTGTTGAACAAGCACAAACAATTATTAATCGTCTAACATCTTCATTACAGGTGCGTCCATTTGACTTTGCGCGTAGAGCTGATCCTGCACAAATTTTTAACTTTATCCAAAATGAGCATCCACAAACGATTGCCCTTATTCTATCTTATTTAGAAGCAGGGCAAGCTGGTGTGATTCTATCTTCATTACCACAAGAAGTACAGGCTGATATTGCCAAACGTATAGCAGTCATGGAATCAACATCGCCAGAAGTTATTAGCGAAATTGAGTCTGTCTTAGAGCGTAAATTATCGTCAACGGTTACACAAGATTACACAGAGACTGGCGGTATTGATGCAGTCGTTGAAGTATTAAACGGTGTAGATCGACAAACAGAAAAAACGATTTTGGATGCACTCGAAATTCAAGATCCAGAGCTTGCAGAGGAAATCAAAAAACGCATGTTTGTATTCGAGGATATTGTTACACTCGACAATCGTTCGATTCAGCGTGTTATTCGTGATTGTGAAAATGAAGACTTATTACTATCCATGAAAGTTTCAAGCGAAGAAGTCAAGGATATTATTTTCCGCAATATGTCACAACGTATGGCTGAAACCTTTAAAGAAGAAATGGAAATTATGGGACCTGTACGTTTACGTGATGTAGAGGAAGCACAATCTCGAATTGTTGCGGTAATTCGTCGCTTAGAGGATGCTGGTGAGATTATTATTGCACGTGGTGGAGGAGATGACGTCATTGTCTAG
- the fliH gene encoding flagellar assembly protein FliH, protein MSRIIRSIYTESNGDNVKTIKIRDMFEIPEIEGEETPLQKQITIEEILEERDRILAEARAELQAEREAFEQEKQMFFQEIEHLKRNWEEERPNRVQEAYDEGFGQGYEDGTNKANEAMMQSLQTANEVIIHAKENARKYIEDQEEVILELGLTAAERIIDASLERENELFVSIVRRGLKEAREMKEIKIYVSPTYYALITANRDELAEMFPTDVPFMIFVNEDLEHETDCFIETNHGRIVVSIDEQLNELRLKLYEILESKE, encoded by the coding sequence TTGTCTAGAATCATCCGTTCTATCTATACAGAGTCCAATGGCGATAATGTTAAAACGATAAAAATTCGTGATATGTTTGAAATACCCGAAATTGAAGGGGAAGAAACACCATTACAGAAACAAATTACGATTGAAGAAATTCTTGAAGAGCGAGACCGTATATTAGCAGAGGCGAGAGCCGAATTGCAGGCAGAACGTGAAGCTTTTGAACAGGAGAAGCAAATGTTCTTTCAGGAAATTGAGCATCTAAAGCGTAACTGGGAAGAAGAACGTCCTAATCGTGTGCAAGAGGCTTATGATGAAGGATTTGGTCAGGGGTATGAGGATGGGACGAACAAAGCCAATGAAGCGATGATGCAATCCCTCCAAACGGCCAATGAGGTTATCATCCATGCAAAGGAAAATGCAAGGAAATATATTGAGGATCAAGAAGAAGTCATATTAGAGCTGGGCTTAACAGCAGCAGAACGAATTATTGATGCATCCTTGGAGCGTGAAAATGAACTATTTGTTTCTATCGTTCGCAGAGGACTTAAAGAAGCAAGAGAAATGAAAGAAATAAAAATTTATGTTTCACCAACCTATTATGCATTAATTACTGCTAATCGTGATGAATTAGCTGAAATGTTCCCAACTGATGTCCCATTCATGATTTTTGTTAATGAAGATTTAGAACATGAAACGGATTGCTTTATTGAAACAAATCATGGCCGAATTGTTGTTAGCATTGATGAGCAATTGAATGAATTAAGATTAAAACTTTATGAAATATTAGAAAGTAAGGAATGA